The Microterricola viridarii nucleotide sequence TGACCAGCCCGGCGCCATCGCCGATCTGACCGCGCGCATCAACGCCGGCGAGACCGACGTGGTGCTCCTCGGCGCCACCGGAACGGGCAAGTCGGCGACGACGGCCTGGCTGGTCGAGGCGGTGCAGCGCCCCACCCTCGTGCTCGCCCACAACAAGACGCTGGCGGCGCAGCTGGCCAACGAGTTCCGCGAGCTGATGCCGCACAACGCCGTCGAGTACTTCGTCTCCTACTACGACTACTACCAGCCGGAGGCGTACGTCCCGCAGACCGACACCTTCATCGAGAAGGACAGCTCGGTCAACGCCGAGGTGGAGAGGCTCCGGCACTCCACCACCAACTCGCTGCTCAGCCGGCGCGACGTCATCGTCGTCTCCACCGTCTCCTGCATCTACGGCCTCGGCACGCCGGACGAGTACATGAACGCCATGGTCGCCCTCCAGGTCGGCCAGAAGATCGGCCGCGACGCCCTGGTGCGCAAGTTCGTCTCGATGCAATACCAGCGCAACGACATCGACTTCTCCCGCGGCAACTTCCGGGTGCGCGGCGACACCATCGAGATCATCCCCGTGTACGAGGAGCTGGCGATCCGCATCGAGATGTTCGGTGACGAGATCGAGGCGCTGTACTCGCTGCACCCGCTCACCGGCGATGTCGTGCGCAAGCTCGACTCCGTCGCCGTGTTCCCCGGCTCGCACTACGTCGCGAGCACCGAGGTGATGCAGAAGGCCATCGTCACCATCCGCGAGGAGCTGGAGTGGCGGCTGGCCCAGCTGGAGCGGGAGGGCAAGCTGCTGGAGGCGCAGCGGCTGCGCATGCGCACCAACTTCGACCTGGAGATGATGGAACAGATCGGCTTCTGCTCCGGCATCGAGAACTACTCCAGGCACATCGACCAGCGGGCGGTGGGGGAGGCCCCGCACTGCCTGCTCGACTACTTCCCGGACGACTTCCTCGTCGTCATCGACGAGTCCCACGTGACCGTGCCGCAGATCGGCGCCATGTACGAGGGCGACTCCTCGCGCAAGCGCACCCTGGTCGAGCACGGATTCCGGCTGCCGAGCGCGCTGGACAACCGGCCGCTCAAGTTCGACGAGTTCAAGAACCGCGTCGGCCAGGCCGTCTACCTCTCCGCCACGCCGGGCAAGTACGAGATGGCCATCGCCGACGGCGTCGTCGAGCAGATCATCCGCCCGACCGGTCTCGTCGACCCCGCCATCGTGCTGAAGCCGAGCAAGGGCCAGATCGACGACCTGCTCGAGGAGATCCGCATCCGGGCGGCCAAGGACGAGCGCGTGCTGGTCACCACCCTCACCAAGAAGATGGCGGAGGAGCTTACCGACTTCTTCACCGAGTCCGGCGTGCGGGTGCGCTACCTGCACTCGGATGTCGACACGCTCCGCCGGGTGGAGCTGCTCACCGAGCTGCGCCAGGGCGTCTACGACGTGTTGGTCGGCATCAACCTGCTGCGCGAGGGCCTCGACCTGCCCGAGGTGTCGCTCGTGGCGATCCTCGACGCCGACAAGGAGGGCTTCCTGCGCTCGGCGACCTCCCTCATCCAGACAATCGGGCGTGCCGCCCGCAACGTCTCCGGCGAGGTGCACATGTACGCCGACCGGGTCACCGACTCGATGGCGAAGGCCATCGAGGAGACCACCAGGCGGCGCGAGAAGCAGGTCGCGTACAACGAGCTGCACGGCATCGACCCTCAGCCGCTGCGCAAGCGCATCGCCGACATCACCGACGTGCTGGCCCGCGAGGAGGCAGACACGGCCGAGCTGCTGGCCGGCCGTGAGGGGCGCAAGAAGTCCCCGGTTCCGAACCTGCGCCGCGAGGGCATCGCCTCCGCCGGCGGCAACGAGCTGGAGTCGCTCATCGCCGACCTCAACGAGCAGATGTTGCAGGCCGCCGGCGAGCTGAAGTTCGAGCTGGCCGCGCGCCTGCGCGATGAGCTGTCCGAGATCAAGCGGGAGCTGCGCCAGATGGAGAAGGCCGGCCACCTTGATTGATCCCCTTCCGCTGCTGGTGCTCGCCGGGGTGCTCCTGGCGGGCTTCCTGCTGTGGCCGCTCCTGGGGCCGCGGCTCGCCGCGTCCGAGCGCAAGCGCCGGCGGCGGAGCGCGGGCGGGGGCATGCTGGGCGTCGTCGACGAGGTGTTCCGGCCGCAGACCCACGAGGCGCACCTCGTCTGGGAGGCGCAGCAGGAGCTGCCCGCGCCGGCGCCCCTCCCGGGCGACGGCCCCATCGGCGCCGGCCCGGTCCGAATCGCCCTCCCGCCCTCCCGCTAGCGCCGCGCGCCAGTGCCCCGTTGACTCCCGGGCTTCGGCCGCTGCGCTGCCCGGTCCTTGCGGCGCGCCCCTCCCGCTGGTCGAGTAGGCGCGCCAGCGCCGTATCGAGACCTCGTCCGCGACCTCGCTGGCCGCCGGGCAGATTCCCGTTGGCTCGGGGGAGTGACAGCGTCCGAGGCACTGACGCCCCGGCCCGCGCCCAGCGCCACTTCGTGGCCTTCCGCGCCACATGATGTGGCGCAGAGCAGCACGAAGTGGCGCACGCTGCGGCATCCGCCGGTGCTGCGCGCAGCCCGTTGGCTCGAGGGAGGGCCGGCTCCGGAGGCCGACGCTATCGGCGCGCCGAGCGGGGGCTCCTGCACGGTACGAGGACGCCACACTGTTCGGAAGCCCCCGCTTGATGCGTCGTCGGGCGGCGTCCGAGGCGCTGACGCCCGGGCCCTCGCCCAGCGCCACTTCGTGGCCGTCTGCGCCACATCATGTGGCGCAGAGCAACACGAAGTGGCGCACGCTGCGGCATCCGCCGGTCGACGCCGGGATCTCGACAGGCCCACTCGGCAGGAGTGCCGCCCGACGCGGCGGGACCGGTGCCCGCGCGCTGGCTGTATGTTCGCCAACAGCTTGTAGAACGAGTCTTCGAATGCGCCGCGCGTCTCCTAGACTTGTCTGGTGTCAGTTTCTCGAGTCGAATCCACGTCCAAGCTGAGCGTTCAGGGTGCCCGCGTGCACAACCTGCACAATGTCGACCTGGAGATCCCGCGCGATTCGCTCGTGGTCTTCACCGGGCTCTCCGGCTCCGGCAAGTCCTCGCTGGCGTTCGACACAATCTTCGCCGAGGGGCAGCGCCGCTACGTCGAGTCGCTGAGCGCGTACGCGCGCCAGTTCCTCGGCCAGGTCGACCGCCCCGACGTCGACTTCATCGAGGGCCTCAGCCCGGCGGTCTCCATCGACCAGAAGTCGACCAACCGCAACCCGCGCTCCACCGTCGGCACCATCACCGAGATCTACGACTACATGCGCCTGCTCTGGGCCCGTGTCGGCGTGCCGCACTGCGCCGTCTGCGGCGAGAAGATCCAGCGCCAGACCGTGCAGCAGATCGCCGACCAGCTGATGGAGCTGGCCGAGGGAACCCGCTACCAGATCCTCAGCCCCGTCGTCTCGCAGAAGAAGGGCGAGTTCGTCGACCTGTTCAAGGAGCTGGCGGCCGGCGGCTACTCGCGCGCCATCGTCGACGGCGAGCAGATCCAGCTCTCCGACCCGCCCACCCTGAAGAAGCAGATCAAGCACGACATCGCCGTCGTCGTTGACCGCCTCGTCGCCGACCCCGAGCTGCTCAGCCGGCTCACCGACTCGCTCGAGACGGCGCTGCGCCTGACCGACGGCCTCGTCAAGATCAACTTCGTCGACCGGGAGGGCGACGAGGCGTGGCAGACGTTCTCGGAGAAGCTCTCCTGCCCGAACAACCACCCGATCCAGCTCACCGAGATCGAGCCGCGCACGTTCTCGTTCAACGCCCCGTTCGGCGCCTGCCCGGAGTGCTCCGGCCTCGGCACCCGGATGTCGGTCGACGAGGACCTGCTGCTCGGCGACCCGGAGCTCAGCATCGCCGAGGGCGTCATCCTGCCCTGGACCACCCAGGGCAAGGGCCTGTTCAGCTACTACGAGAAGCTGCTCGAGGGCCTCGCCCGCGACCTCGACTTCGACCTCACCACGCCGTGGGCGAAGCTGCCGGCGACCGTGCGCTCCGCCGTGATGAACGGCGACAACTTCGAGGTCAAGGTCAAGTGGAAGAACCGCTACGGCCGCGAGGTCAGCTACACCTCCGGCTTCGAGGGCGTCGTGCCCTACATCGAGCGGCAGTACGCCCAGGCCGAGACCGACAACCAGCGCGCCCGCTGGGCAGAGTACCTGCGCGAGGTCGCCTGCCAGGTCTGCAACGGCAAGCGGCTCAAGCCCGAGGTGCTCGCCGTGCACATCCACGGCGAGAGCATCGCGGATGTCTGTGAGCTCAGCCTCACGGATGCCCGCAGCTTCATGGACAAGCTGGAACTGACCGAGCGCGAGCAGGCCATCGCCGCCCAGGTGCTGCGCGAGATCAAGCTGCGCCTCGACTTCCTCGTCAAGGTCGGCCTCAACTACCTCAACCTGGCGCGCGCCGCCGCGACGCTCTCCGGCGGCGAGGCCCAGCGCATCCGCCTGGCCACCCAGATCGGCTCCGGCCTGACCGGCGTGCTCTACGTGCTCGACGAGCCGAGCATCGGCCTGCACCAGCGCGACAACCGCCGCCTGATCGAGACGCTCGTGGCGCTCCGCGACCTCGGCAACACACTCATCGTCGTCGAGCACGACGAGGACACCATCCGCACGGCCGACTGGATCGTCGATATCGGACCCGGCGCCGGCGTCAACGGCGGCCGCGTCGTGC carries:
- the uvrB gene encoding excinuclease ABC subunit UvrB, producing the protein MEPTRSVRPFEVVSDYTPSGDQPGAIADLTARINAGETDVVLLGATGTGKSATTAWLVEAVQRPTLVLAHNKTLAAQLANEFRELMPHNAVEYFVSYYDYYQPEAYVPQTDTFIEKDSSVNAEVERLRHSTTNSLLSRRDVIVVSTVSCIYGLGTPDEYMNAMVALQVGQKIGRDALVRKFVSMQYQRNDIDFSRGNFRVRGDTIEIIPVYEELAIRIEMFGDEIEALYSLHPLTGDVVRKLDSVAVFPGSHYVASTEVMQKAIVTIREELEWRLAQLEREGKLLEAQRLRMRTNFDLEMMEQIGFCSGIENYSRHIDQRAVGEAPHCLLDYFPDDFLVVIDESHVTVPQIGAMYEGDSSRKRTLVEHGFRLPSALDNRPLKFDEFKNRVGQAVYLSATPGKYEMAIADGVVEQIIRPTGLVDPAIVLKPSKGQIDDLLEEIRIRAAKDERVLVTTLTKKMAEELTDFFTESGVRVRYLHSDVDTLRRVELLTELRQGVYDVLVGINLLREGLDLPEVSLVAILDADKEGFLRSATSLIQTIGRAARNVSGEVHMYADRVTDSMAKAIEETTRRREKQVAYNELHGIDPQPLRKRIADITDVLAREEADTAELLAGREGRKKSPVPNLRREGIASAGGNELESLIADLNEQMLQAAGELKFELAARLRDELSEIKRELRQMEKAGHLD
- the uvrA gene encoding excinuclease ABC subunit UvrA, which translates into the protein MSVSRVESTSKLSVQGARVHNLHNVDLEIPRDSLVVFTGLSGSGKSSLAFDTIFAEGQRRYVESLSAYARQFLGQVDRPDVDFIEGLSPAVSIDQKSTNRNPRSTVGTITEIYDYMRLLWARVGVPHCAVCGEKIQRQTVQQIADQLMELAEGTRYQILSPVVSQKKGEFVDLFKELAAGGYSRAIVDGEQIQLSDPPTLKKQIKHDIAVVVDRLVADPELLSRLTDSLETALRLTDGLVKINFVDREGDEAWQTFSEKLSCPNNHPIQLTEIEPRTFSFNAPFGACPECSGLGTRMSVDEDLLLGDPELSIAEGVILPWTTQGKGLFSYYEKLLEGLARDLDFDLTTPWAKLPATVRSAVMNGDNFEVKVKWKNRYGREVSYTSGFEGVVPYIERQYAQAETDNQRARWAEYLREVACQVCNGKRLKPEVLAVHIHGESIADVCELSLTDARSFMDKLELTEREQAIAAQVLREIKLRLDFLVKVGLNYLNLARAAATLSGGEAQRIRLATQIGSGLTGVLYVLDEPSIGLHQRDNRRLIETLVALRDLGNTLIVVEHDEDTIRTADWIVDIGPGAGVNGGRVVHSGSYDDLLTNTRSLTGDYLAGRRQIVTPHTRRPVDPERQIKVVGAQANNLRKVSAEFPLGTFTAVTGVSGSGKSSLVNDILYRVLANKLNGARKLPGKHTRVTGLEQLDKVIHVDQAPIGRTPRSNPATYTGVFDRIRTLFAETIEAKTRGYLPGRFSFNVKGGRCETCSGDGTIKIEMNFLPDVYVDCEVCHGARYNRDTLTVHYKGKNIAEVLQMPISEAAEFFEPISAIHRYLKTLVEVGLGYVTLGQSATTLSGGEAQRVKLATELQKRSNGRSVYVLDEPTTGLHFEDVRKLLIVLNSLVDKGNTVIVIEHNLDVIKSADWVIDLGPEGGSGGGKIVATGTPEQVASNKKSHTGVFLKEVLAADAAPQRSQHRAVAAG